A window of Mucilaginibacter paludis DSM 18603 contains these coding sequences:
- a CDS encoding type I CRISPR-associated protein Cas7, producing MSNSFTNRVFGCVIIKAINANYNADFTHQPRTLSDGTVYATDKALKYTVRNYLNKNFGNEKVFYFKSVNDDMQPRDLKQNYVNHFGEFPKVDKKEAVKARKIVLENLLKCIDVRLFGGTFAEEGANLSLHGTVQFTHGLNRFVEGIIYSEQISSPFRNSNDKSTDSMQTTLGTQFKLKEGHYVHHLSVNPRNLEEMNKVVNSDGVTKSDIAILKEALRNGATFYDSSSKAGVENELLLWVQLKESSKLVLPSFVELISVNENKEIDLGKISSLLSAEHIKKEIDTVELYYNQTITQVINEPENAQLFDLC from the coding sequence ATGAGTAATTCATTTACAAACCGGGTTTTTGGCTGTGTAATTATCAAAGCCATTAACGCCAATTACAACGCCGATTTTACACATCAACCCCGCACACTATCCGACGGGACAGTTTACGCTACCGATAAGGCGTTAAAATACACTGTGCGTAATTACCTCAACAAAAATTTTGGAAACGAAAAGGTGTTTTATTTTAAAAGCGTTAATGATGATATGCAGCCGCGCGATTTAAAGCAAAATTATGTGAATCACTTTGGCGAATTTCCTAAAGTGGATAAAAAAGAAGCTGTTAAAGCCAGAAAAATTGTATTGGAAAACCTATTGAAATGTATTGATGTGCGCTTGTTTGGCGGTACTTTTGCCGAAGAGGGGGCCAATTTATCATTACACGGAACAGTGCAATTTACGCATGGCTTAAACCGCTTTGTTGAAGGCATAATTTATTCGGAACAAATATCTTCTCCATTTAGAAATTCCAATGATAAAAGCACCGATTCTATGCAAACTACATTGGGCACGCAGTTTAAATTAAAGGAGGGCCATTATGTACATCATCTTTCTGTTAATCCCCGCAATTTGGAAGAGATGAATAAAGTGGTTAACAGCGACGGCGTTACAAAAAGCGACATTGCAATATTAAAAGAAGCCTTAAGAAACGGTGCCACTTTTTATGATTCCTCCTCCAAAGCGGGTGTTGAGAATGAATTATTACTTTGGGTACAATTAAAAGAGAGCTCGAAGTTGGTTCTGCCATCCTTTGTTGAATTAATATCTGTAAATGAGAATAAAGAGATTGATTTAGGCAAAATATCCTCCTTGCTTTCGGCAGAACACATAAAAAAGGAAATTGATACGGTGGAACTTTATTATAACCAAACCATAACTCAAGTGATTAATGAGCCCGAAAATGCCCAACTGTTTGACTTATGCTAA
- the cas5 gene encoding CRISPR-associated protein Cas5, whose product MSQKLISIDLKANFAFFKKPDYNDGLLLSYNMLHKPALLGVLGAIIGLQGYQKKGELPAYYTRLKSLLINIEPIGSEKGNFQKVSVKYTNTVGYANQDGTLLIEETMLLKPCYRCYLLLDEEQPEHFKLYEYLKEGKAEFIPYLGKNEYQAWWLDEFTGENSFREYPVEEVNPTENFKLKGMFTGEKITPVLENSLDELEYITPYFYFERLPVDFIEKPFIQYNLGDFKHTNAQLSSTYTIGGRLFKIKHDHYIQLY is encoded by the coding sequence ATGTCGCAAAAATTAATCTCTATCGATTTAAAGGCAAACTTCGCGTTTTTTAAAAAGCCCGATTATAATGATGGCCTGCTGTTATCCTATAATATGCTGCATAAGCCTGCATTATTAGGGGTGCTGGGTGCCATAATTGGTTTGCAGGGCTATCAAAAAAAAGGTGAGCTACCTGCATATTATACCAGGCTTAAAAGTTTATTGATCAATATTGAACCAATAGGCAGCGAAAAGGGCAATTTTCAAAAAGTATCCGTCAAGTATACCAACACTGTAGGGTATGCTAACCAGGACGGGACGCTCTTGATAGAAGAAACCATGTTGCTGAAGCCCTGCTATCGTTGTTATTTGTTGCTGGATGAGGAACAGCCTGAACATTTTAAATTGTACGAATATTTAAAAGAAGGCAAAGCCGAATTTATCCCGTATCTGGGTAAAAATGAATACCAGGCCTGGTGGCTTGACGAATTTACCGGCGAAAATTCATTCCGGGAATATCCGGTTGAGGAAGTTAATCCAACTGAGAATTTTAAACTTAAAGGGATGTTTACCGGTGAAAAAATTACGCCTGTTCTTGAAAATAGCCTTGATGAGTTGGAGTACATTACACCTTATTTTTACTTTGAGCGCCTCCCGGTTGATTTTATTGAAAAGCCATTTATACAATACAACCTGGGCGATTTTAAGCATACCAATGCTCAACTTAGTTCCACTTATACCATTGGCGGGAGACTATTTAAAATAAAGCATGATCACTATATCCAACTCTATTGA
- the cas3 gene encoding CRISPR-associated helicase Cas3', with product MITISNSIETFAGLKKAYYKADGIKNAAIYWAHTHSEKKPEPFNDHNELVLHYFTQLAQDHHLEQVIDKLIFDSLPAGATNPELGTFIKLLFFNVPVYHDYGKVNENFQLERMRNKNPLFKKKPNLIDSQHSILSAYIYIVHHLKLASSLMLNGDEKMFVYGLIFGFSYPIIKHHASRLSDVKPDVDFKEELQIHLKFYLELFDFEDCGEFYKHPAFRNTEGKSQKDRCFDGLFDLPDRKGFPLFALLKLNFSLLTAADYLATHEYMSDSKTIDFGVFCNRSRINEIVSSLRSYKHNRNTFDTEKAYHFKEADLQDCSNENLNLLRQEMAVELIHTIRKNSDKRLFYIEAPTGGGKTNLSMIAVTELLEANPEINKVFYVFPFTTLITQTYQVLKETLGLTTNELTELHSKANPKSKEEKSDGEFGDEKKDYIDRLFALFPVTVLSHVKFFDILKSNNKEVNYLLHRMANSVVIIDELQSYSPDIWDKMLFFISQYAQYFNVRFVLMSATLPKIGDLQLITEKNEFVSLLPNAIKYIRNPNFSKRVNFRFDLFEGEIELDTLADAVITKSEAYAASNLRHKSVHTIVEFIFKKTATEFHQLISEQSNPYVQILVLSGTILESRRKEVINFLKNPANRNKNILLITTQVVEAGVDIDMDLGFKNISLIDSDEQLAGRVNRNGNKLNCEVYLFKVNEAKLLYGKDKRYQVTREKIDLALYERILKEKDFRFLYNEVFAQINQDNALNYADNFSGFSDYVDKLNYEKVNREFKIIDQNNVSVFIPLALPLTIAAAGEGRLERIFEAADLDFLERFGGYNHGDEEVDGQRVWEVYKLLINNKPQGFDLKAQIDFKSLQRILSKFTFSLIQASKDVTNIKDGFGREEYGYVYFSHCDEHRSEGRLYDYHTGLNSKAFNDSYFI from the coding sequence ATGATCACTATATCCAACTCTATTGAAACATTTGCCGGATTGAAGAAGGCTTATTACAAGGCCGACGGGATAAAAAATGCGGCGATTTATTGGGCTCATACGCATTCAGAAAAAAAACCGGAGCCGTTTAATGATCATAATGAATTAGTGCTTCATTATTTCACTCAACTGGCACAGGATCATCATCTGGAACAAGTGATTGACAAGTTAATTTTTGACAGTTTACCTGCTGGCGCCACAAACCCTGAACTGGGCACATTTATAAAATTACTTTTTTTTAATGTGCCCGTTTATCATGACTATGGAAAGGTTAATGAAAATTTTCAGCTTGAACGGATGCGGAATAAAAATCCGTTGTTTAAGAAAAAACCGAATTTAATCGACTCCCAGCATTCTATTTTAAGCGCGTACATCTATATTGTACATCACCTAAAATTGGCCAGTAGCCTGATGCTGAATGGTGATGAAAAGATGTTTGTATATGGCCTCATTTTTGGGTTTAGTTATCCGATTATAAAACATCACGCATCACGATTGAGTGATGTTAAGCCTGATGTTGACTTTAAAGAGGAGTTGCAAATTCACCTGAAATTTTATCTTGAATTATTTGACTTTGAAGATTGTGGGGAGTTTTATAAACATCCTGCTTTCCGAAATACAGAAGGAAAAAGTCAGAAAGATCGTTGTTTTGATGGCTTATTCGATTTACCCGATAGAAAAGGATTTCCGTTGTTTGCTTTGTTAAAACTTAATTTCTCATTGCTTACCGCTGCGGATTACCTGGCTACCCATGAGTATATGAGTGATTCGAAAACGATAGATTTCGGCGTTTTTTGTAACAGATCAAGGATAAACGAAATTGTTTCTTCTCTGCGAAGTTACAAGCATAACCGGAATACTTTCGATACAGAAAAAGCATATCATTTTAAAGAAGCCGACCTACAAGATTGCTCCAACGAAAATCTTAACCTGCTCAGGCAGGAAATGGCCGTTGAGTTAATCCATACCATCCGTAAAAATTCGGACAAGCGGTTGTTTTATATCGAAGCTCCCACCGGTGGCGGAAAAACCAATCTTTCTATGATTGCCGTTACCGAATTACTGGAGGCCAATCCTGAGATTAATAAAGTTTTTTATGTTTTTCCGTTCACTACGCTTATTACGCAAACTTACCAGGTATTAAAAGAAACATTAGGTTTAACAACAAATGAGTTAACCGAGCTACATTCAAAGGCCAACCCTAAAAGTAAGGAAGAAAAGAGCGACGGCGAATTTGGCGATGAAAAAAAGGATTATATCGACCGGCTATTTGCCTTATTCCCTGTTACCGTATTATCGCACGTTAAGTTTTTCGACATCTTAAAATCCAACAATAAAGAGGTTAATTATTTGCTGCATCGAATGGCCAATTCGGTAGTCATCATCGATGAGCTACAATCATACAGCCCGGATATCTGGGATAAAATGCTTTTTTTTATTAGCCAGTATGCTCAATATTTTAACGTCCGTTTTGTTTTAATGTCGGCTACTTTACCCAAAATAGGCGATTTGCAATTAATAACGGAGAAAAACGAATTTGTAAGTTTATTACCTAATGCAATCAAGTATATTCGAAATCCTAATTTCAGCAAGCGGGTTAACTTCCGGTTTGATTTGTTTGAAGGCGAGATTGAGCTTGATACACTTGCAGATGCTGTGATAACAAAATCGGAAGCATATGCCGCATCTAATTTACGGCATAAAAGCGTGCATACCATTGTTGAGTTTATATTCAAAAAAACGGCTACAGAGTTTCATCAGTTAATTTCGGAACAGTCGAATCCCTATGTTCAAATTTTAGTTTTGTCGGGCACTATTTTAGAATCGCGCCGAAAAGAAGTTATTAATTTCTTGAAAAATCCTGCTAACAGGAATAAAAATATTTTACTTATAACAACCCAGGTAGTAGAAGCAGGAGTTGATATAGATATGGATCTGGGATTTAAAAATATCTCTTTGATCGATTCTGACGAACAATTGGCCGGCAGGGTAAACCGTAACGGGAACAAACTGAATTGTGAGGTTTATTTATTTAAGGTGAACGAAGCAAAACTGTTGTATGGTAAAGACAAGCGATACCAGGTTACCCGTGAAAAGATAGACCTTGCATTGTATGAACGGATACTTAAAGAAAAAGACTTCAGGTTTTTATATAACGAGGTTTTTGCCCAAATAAACCAGGATAACGCTTTAAATTACGCCGATAATTTTTCTGGTTTTAGCGATTATGTAGACAAACTAAATTATGAAAAGGTAAACCGTGAGTTCAAAATTATTGACCAGAACAATGTATCCGTATTTATACCGCTTGCTTTACCACTTACTATTGCGGCTGCCGGAGAGGGACGTTTGGAACGCATTTTTGAAGCTGCCGATCTGGACTTTTTAGAACGTTTCGGAGGGTATAATCATGGAGACGAGGAAGTTGACGGTCAACGGGTTTGGGAGGTTTACAAACTGCTGATTAATAATAAGCCCCAAGGATTTGATTTAAAAGCCCAGATTGATTTTAAAAGCTTACAACGTATTTTGTCGAAGTTTACTTTCTCTTTAATACAAGCTTCAAAAGATGTAACGAATATTAAAGATGGTTTTGGGCGAGAGGAGTACGGCTATGTTTATTTTTCGCATTGTGATGAGCATAGGAGCGAAGGCAGGCTGTATGATTATCATACAGGCCTAAACAGTAAGGCATTTAACGACTCTTATTTTATTTAG
- the cas4 gene encoding CRISPR-associated protein Cas4, translating to MHITATYINLYHVCHRELWLHANGIRMEHTSETVAEGKLIGETTYTNRAEKYTEIEVDGIKIDFYDARNKIVHEVKKSDKVENAHIAQVKYYIYKLQKQGIEGVTGIIEYPKLRQRETVNLEPADYAAIAGWEQSIKQIITGEQCPPLLRKPICKQCSYFDFCYIQEDNE from the coding sequence ATGCATATCACAGCCACCTACATCAACCTATACCATGTATGCCACCGCGAACTTTGGCTCCATGCCAACGGCATCCGCATGGAGCATACCAGCGAAACGGTAGCCGAAGGCAAACTCATAGGCGAAACTACATATACTAATCGGGCCGAAAAATATACCGAAATTGAGGTTGACGGCATCAAAATAGATTTTTATGATGCCCGCAACAAAATAGTACACGAAGTTAAAAAGAGCGATAAGGTTGAAAATGCCCACATTGCCCAGGTGAAGTATTATATTTATAAATTGCAGAAGCAGGGCATTGAAGGCGTTACAGGTATTATTGAATACCCCAAACTGCGGCAGCGCGAAACGGTGAACCTTGAACCTGCCGATTATGCCGCCATAGCAGGCTGGGAGCAAAGCATCAAACAGATTATTACCGGCGAGCAATGCCCGCCTTTATTACGCAAGCCTATTTGCAAGCAATGCAGCTATTTCGATTTTTGCTACATACAGGAAGATAATGAATAA
- the cas1b gene encoding type I-B CRISPR-associated endonuclease Cas1b: MKKTYYLFNAGRMSRKDNTLKFVPVDEDGNDGTPKYIPVEGVSDLFCFGSLDANSALYNFLGKAGIGVHFFDYYENYTGSFCPKEYLLAGKMQISQTRHYIDNKKRMIIAHKFISGAAFNMVKTLRYYLNREKDVSLQVECIEALALQIESATAVDELMGIEGNIRQYYYQAFDTIINNFTMEGRSKQPPANELNAMISFGNMMCYSLCLNQLYHTQLNPTISFLHEPGFRRFSLALDLAEIFKPILVDRTIFRLLNKKEIGKNDFDLKMNGCMLKESGKKIYVRAWEERIGETFKHPVLNRNVSYKHLVKLECYKLSKHLLGLDEYKPYKARW, encoded by the coding sequence ATGAAGAAAACCTATTACCTGTTTAATGCCGGCCGGATGAGCCGGAAAGATAATACCCTTAAATTTGTACCCGTTGATGAGGACGGGAACGATGGTACGCCAAAATACATTCCGGTAGAGGGCGTTTCTGATCTGTTTTGTTTCGGCAGCCTGGATGCCAACAGCGCCCTCTATAATTTTTTAGGCAAGGCGGGTATAGGTGTTCATTTTTTTGATTACTACGAAAATTATACGGGGAGCTTTTGCCCTAAAGAATACTTGCTGGCCGGCAAAATGCAGATCTCGCAAACCCGGCACTACATCGATAATAAAAAAAGGATGATCATTGCCCACAAGTTTATCAGCGGGGCAGCCTTTAATATGGTAAAAACGCTTAGGTACTACCTTAACCGCGAAAAGGATGTAAGTCTGCAAGTTGAATGTATTGAGGCCCTGGCATTACAGATAGAAAGCGCTACCGCTGTTGACGAACTGATGGGCATCGAGGGTAATATCCGCCAGTACTACTACCAGGCCTTTGATACCATCATCAATAATTTTACCATGGAGGGGCGCAGCAAGCAACCGCCCGCAAACGAGCTGAACGCGATGATATCGTTCGGTAACATGATGTGCTATTCGCTTTGCCTTAACCAGCTTTATCATACCCAGCTTAACCCCACCATCAGTTTTTTGCACGAACCTGGTTTCCGCAGGTTTTCGCTCGCGCTTGATCTGGCCGAAATATTTAAGCCCATCCTGGTCGACCGTACCATCTTCAGGCTGCTGAATAAAAAGGAGATCGGTAAAAACGACTTCGACCTGAAGATGAACGGCTGTATGCTGAAAGAATCGGGCAAGAAAATTTACGTTCGTGCCTGGGAAGAACGTATTGGCGAAACATTTAAGCACCCCGTACTTAACCGTAATGTGAGCTATAAGCATCTGGTTAAACTGGAATGCTATAAACTAAGCAAACACCTGCTCGGCCTCGACGAATACAAGCCCTATAAGGCAAGGTGGTAA
- the cas2 gene encoding CRISPR-associated endonuclease Cas2: MYVILVYDIGEKRVGKMLKLCRQYLNWIQNSVFEGEITPVKLKELLAKSKLIIEPETDSIIIFKSREQKWLDKQVIGAERNTLDTIL; the protein is encoded by the coding sequence ATGTATGTAATATTGGTTTACGATATTGGCGAAAAGCGCGTTGGTAAAATGCTGAAACTATGCAGGCAATACCTAAACTGGATCCAGAATTCGGTATTTGAGGGCGAAATAACACCGGTGAAGCTGAAAGAACTGTTAGCTAAATCGAAACTGATTATTGAGCCTGAGACCGACAGCATTATTATTTTTAAAAGCAGGGAACAGAAATGGCTTGATAAACAGGTGATAGGAGCGGAGCGCAACACGCTTGATACGATACTATAA
- a CDS encoding LacI family DNA-binding transcriptional regulator produces MFEPVKLKDIAKALNVSVSTVSRSLSGGHEISEKTRNIVLRYAQKLNYRQNPIALSLKERRSRSIGVVISEVANSYFSQAISGIESIAYDRGYHIFITQTHESADREIANVQHLSSRSVDGLLISLASETQEISHLKSLHDKGLPIVFFDRVSPEIETHKVIANNYKGAFEATVHLIKSGFRRIAHITGAHHLSTSKDRLRGYLAALDLYSIPCKPEYIIYCENGGMIQAETDAAIAQLALMPDRPDALFIGGDKLSTGCLSALKKQGLQVPQDIAIAGFTNSDVAELFKPSLTAVSQPAYQIGQKAAEMLIQLIESKKPVTQFETEMFSTELIVRKSTDKV; encoded by the coding sequence ATGTTTGAACCTGTAAAATTAAAAGATATTGCCAAGGCACTTAATGTTTCTGTTTCTACAGTATCCCGGTCATTAAGCGGCGGCCACGAGATAAGCGAAAAAACCAGAAATATTGTATTACGCTATGCACAGAAATTAAACTATCGCCAAAATCCTATCGCTTTAAGTTTGAAGGAACGCCGCAGCCGCTCTATAGGTGTGGTGATATCCGAAGTTGCCAATAGTTATTTCTCGCAGGCCATCAGCGGTATCGAATCCATCGCTTACGACAGAGGCTACCATATTTTCATCACCCAAACACACGAATCCGCCGACCGCGAGATTGCCAATGTGCAGCATTTATCGTCGCGTTCTGTAGATGGCCTTTTAATTTCCCTGGCATCCGAAACGCAGGAAATCTCCCATTTAAAATCACTGCACGACAAAGGATTGCCGATTGTATTTTTCGACCGTGTATCGCCTGAAATTGAAACGCATAAAGTAATCGCCAATAATTACAAGGGGGCCTTTGAAGCTACGGTACACCTCATCAAGTCGGGCTTCCGGCGGATAGCGCACATTACGGGTGCGCACCACCTATCTACCAGCAAAGACAGGTTGAGAGGTTACCTTGCCGCCCTCGACCTGTATAGCATACCCTGCAAGCCCGAATATATCATTTATTGCGAGAATGGTGGGATGATACAGGCAGAAACCGATGCCGCGATAGCACAGCTGGCGCTTATGCCCGACCGGCCCGACGCCCTTTTTATCGGCGGCGACAAGCTGAGTACCGGCTGCCTATCCGCACTGAAAAAACAAGGCCTACAGGTGCCGCAAGACATCGCAATCGCCGGGTTCACCAACTCCGATGTTGCCGAATTATTTAAACCCTCCTTAACCGCGGTAAGCCAGCCCGCTTATCAAATTGGCCAAAAAGCAGCCGAAATGCTGATCCAGCTAATTGAAAGTAAAAAACCAGTCACCCAGTTTGAAACCGAGATGTTCAGCACCGAGTTGATTGTGCGGAAGTCGACGGATAAGGTTTAG
- a CDS encoding TonB-dependent receptor translates to MKSLSAILFNLFLICSISAFSQTTGNISGKITLVNGEPYASASATLVETLKTTLTDIKGNYYFYNLAPGTYHVKIQVLGAAQQVLEVNVIAGQTAMADYQFAKENVQALQEVTIASNTNKFAKKESIYIARLPLKNLENPQVYNSVSKELIQEQMAVDLGSISKNVPGAGIPMIANQGRVTFRSRGFETEPNARNGVAGAAFSTIDPANLERIEAIKGPSATLFGTSVSSSYGGLYNRVTKKPYNGFGGEVAYFGGSWNFNRFALDLNTPINADKTALFRINAATSFEKSFQDQGFTNSLSIAPSFSYQVTDRLALLVDIEFGQAKGTSVVRFNPYTGGAARTLSIANMGFPYNKTFFGNDITYDTQMLNFFIQLNYKISESWTSQSIVSRARSSIGGYITALNGRSDTEISPQAIVGSTAFIATDLQQNFIGDFKIGSFRNRMVVGLDYYNNSNDFDRVTVNLPKVSFVNTPSTYRVSRFKIDSLSSTGTLRKEKNGDDTYAAYVSDVFNVTSQLSAMLSLRVDRYQNNGVYNISTGQTSGGLSNTGVQTGPFGQTSLSQKMGLVYEVFQDRLSLFGNYLNGFFNKSGVTSDGSALKPEHANQLEFGLKGDVFNHKLAGTISYYDIRVANSTRPDPANTLNYLVQDGTQVSKGVEVDVTANPFSGFNIVAGYAYNYSLYTNADATVNGLRPALSGPPKTVNFWASYRIPQGDLKGLGAGFGGNYGTSSFQTNTQTVKIIIPSYTLLDATVFYDQPKFRIGFKVDNLTNQKAWSVRLTPQAPARFIGSLSLKF, encoded by the coding sequence ATGAAATCTTTATCTGCCATTCTGTTCAATCTTTTCTTAATTTGCTCTATCAGCGCATTCTCACAAACCACGGGGAACATCAGCGGGAAAATAACTTTGGTAAACGGCGAACCTTATGCCTCGGCATCAGCAACCCTGGTTGAAACTTTAAAGACCACCCTTACCGACATCAAAGGCAATTATTATTTTTATAACTTGGCGCCGGGAACTTACCATGTTAAAATACAGGTATTGGGAGCGGCACAACAGGTTTTGGAAGTTAACGTAATTGCCGGACAAACAGCCATGGCCGATTACCAATTCGCCAAAGAAAACGTGCAGGCTTTACAAGAAGTAACCATTGCTTCCAATACCAACAAGTTTGCAAAAAAAGAAAGCATCTATATTGCCAGGCTACCCTTAAAAAACCTCGAAAACCCGCAAGTATATAATTCAGTATCCAAGGAACTGATCCAGGAGCAGATGGCGGTTGACCTGGGAAGCATTTCAAAAAATGTGCCGGGTGCGGGTATCCCGATGATAGCCAACCAGGGGCGGGTAACTTTTCGCTCACGCGGATTTGAAACTGAGCCCAATGCCCGCAACGGTGTTGCTGGTGCAGCCTTTTCCACCATCGATCCGGCTAACCTGGAGCGCATAGAAGCCATTAAAGGCCCATCGGCCACATTATTCGGTACCAGCGTATCCAGCAGCTATGGCGGTTTGTATAATCGCGTTACCAAAAAACCTTACAATGGCTTTGGTGGCGAGGTGGCTTATTTTGGCGGCAGCTGGAACTTCAACCGCTTTGCGCTCGACCTTAATACACCTATCAATGCCGATAAAACCGCACTATTCCGTATCAACGCCGCTACATCGTTCGAAAAAAGTTTCCAGGACCAGGGTTTCACCAACAGTTTAAGCATAGCGCCCAGTTTCTCGTATCAGGTTACCGACAGGCTTGCCCTATTGGTTGATATAGAGTTCGGACAGGCCAAAGGCACATCGGTGGTCCGTTTTAACCCCTATACAGGCGGCGCGGCCAGAACACTATCTATTGCCAATATGGGCTTTCCTTATAACAAAACTTTTTTTGGCAACGATATCACTTATGATACCCAGATGCTGAACTTTTTTATCCAGCTAAATTATAAGATCTCTGAAAGCTGGACCTCGCAAAGTATCGTTTCGCGGGCGCGCTCTTCCATCGGTGGCTACATTACCGCGCTTAACGGCCGCAGCGATACCGAAATTAGTCCGCAGGCAATTGTTGGTTCAACAGCTTTCATCGCTACCGACCTGCAACAAAACTTTATCGGCGATTTTAAAATAGGCAGTTTCCGTAACAGGATGGTGGTTGGATTGGATTACTACAACAACTCGAACGATTTTGACCGCGTAACGGTTAACCTGCCCAAGGTTAGCTTTGTAAACACGCCGTCCACCTACAGGGTTAGCCGTTTTAAAATCGATTCGCTATCCAGCACCGGAACTTTGCGTAAAGAAAAAAATGGCGACGACACTTACGCTGCTTACGTATCCGACGTTTTTAATGTAACCAGTCAGTTATCCGCTATGTTGAGCCTCCGGGTAGACCGTTATCAAAATAACGGTGTGTACAATATTTCTACCGGCCAAACATCGGGTGGACTAAGTAATACCGGCGTACAAACCGGCCCTTTTGGCCAAACCTCCCTGTCGCAAAAAATGGGATTGGTATACGAGGTATTCCAAGATCGCCTTTCGTTGTTTGGCAATTACCTCAATGGTTTTTTCAACAAAAGTGGCGTAACATCAGATGGAAGCGCGCTGAAGCCGGAACACGCCAATCAACTGGAATTTGGCCTGAAGGGCGACGTATTTAACCACAAATTAGCAGGCACCATTAGTTACTACGATATCAGGGTGGCCAACTCAACCCGGCCAGACCCTGCTAACACCCTCAACTACCTGGTACAGGACGGAACCCAGGTGAGTAAAGGTGTAGAGGTAGATGTAACAGCCAACCCCTTTTCGGGCTTCAACATCGTGGCGGGCTATGCTTACAACTATAGCTTGTATACCAATGCCGATGCTACCGTAAATGGCTTACGCCCCGCTTTATCGGGCCCGCCTAAAACTGTTAATTTCTGGGCAAGTTACCGCATTCCCCAGGGCGACCTGAAAGGCCTGGGCGCAGGTTTCGGCGGAAACTATGGCACATCATCGTTCCAAACCAATACCCAAACGGTTAAAATCATTATCCCGTCTTATACTTTATTGGATGCTACTGTATTTTACGATCAGCCTAAATTTCGCATCGGCTTTAAGGTGGATAACCTCACCAACCAGAAGGCCTGGTCGGTACGTTTAACCCCGCAAGCCCCGGCCAGGTTTATCGGCAGCCTGAGTTTAAAGTTTTAA